A portion of the Paenibacillus marchantiae genome contains these proteins:
- a CDS encoding PD-(D/E)XK nuclease family protein produces MAQYPQWSYSQSRASMFDECLRKYYYHYYGAHNGWKAESADEMQVRLYRLKQLSNLYLVFGDLAHRMCESAVRSREEGKNKPREHFLELTMRKLLNQAYVESMDQDQWRLDPKNRVMLSEMYYGDDTLNDRIATIKERASACVGNLYQTLTWEDLSRASTDILEIEKWDTMMLHDTRVYVKMDLLYRRSNGNIVIVDWKTGKEDDFSDQLMLYASYVREHYRVPLEQIELRVEYLLTGTHREFTATEEDILKVEENVGRYIAEMRSCVDDEYYNRPKDVSYFTPMPSRRACRDCNFREVCSERVV; encoded by the coding sequence ATGGCACAATACCCGCAGTGGTCTTATTCGCAGTCGCGGGCGAGTATGTTCGATGAGTGCCTGCGCAAATATTATTATCATTATTATGGAGCTCATAACGGCTGGAAGGCAGAGTCGGCTGATGAGATGCAGGTACGTCTGTATCGATTGAAGCAGCTAAGTAATCTATACCTCGTATTCGGTGACCTCGCACATCGGATGTGTGAATCGGCGGTACGTAGCAGGGAAGAAGGCAAGAATAAACCTCGTGAGCACTTTCTGGAACTGACGATGCGCAAGCTGCTGAATCAGGCGTATGTCGAATCAATGGATCAGGATCAGTGGCGGCTCGACCCCAAGAACCGGGTGATGTTGTCCGAGATGTATTACGGGGATGACACGTTGAATGACCGGATTGCTACGATTAAAGAACGAGCCTCGGCCTGTGTCGGCAATCTGTATCAGACGCTCACGTGGGAGGACTTGTCCCGTGCGAGTACGGATATTTTGGAGATTGAGAAATGGGATACGATGATGCTGCACGATACGCGTGTGTATGTGAAGATGGACTTGTTATATCGTCGCAGCAACGGCAACATCGTCATTGTGGACTGGAAAACGGGCAAGGAGGATGACTTCTCGGATCAGTTGATGCTGTACGCATCCTATGTGAGGGAGCATTACCGGGTTCCACTGGAGCAGATTGAGCTGCGGGTGGAGTACCTGTTAACCGGGACACACCGAGAGTTTACGGCAACGGAAGAGGATATCCTGAAGGTGGAGGAGAACGTGGGGCGGTATATAGCGGAGATGCGCTCCTGTGTGGATGATGAGTATTACAACCGTCCCAAGGACGTCTCGTATTTCACGCCAATGCCTTCACGCCGCGCTTGCCGGGACTGTAATTTCCGTGAGGTGTGCAGCGAACGTGTAGTATAG
- a CDS encoding sugar phosphate isomerase/epimerase family protein — protein sequence MNNPLRIGTLVGGHDAVRVIPQIMKHGFESFNLTFWQTTGDLDLAETAKRVREIVDEQGIVISAVSVFGNPLTGAGDNADTLASWERVIDHAQLFGADIVSGFTGRLTDQPIDQSIPRFKEVFGELARRAADQGVRIAFENCDMGGTWQTGDWNIAHNPTAWEMMFDAVPDENIGLEWEPCHQMSSLIDPIPQLRKWAPKVFHVHGKDATIAWDIVKEYGVHGPREFVWHRTPGFGDTNWSDIITILRQNGYQGTIDIEGWHDPVYRDELEMTGQVHALKYLKQCRGGDFVPNPV from the coding sequence ATGAATAATCCGTTACGTATAGGCACACTTGTAGGTGGACATGACGCAGTCCGTGTCATTCCACAGATTATGAAACATGGCTTCGAATCATTCAATCTGACCTTCTGGCAAACGACTGGTGATCTGGACCTCGCCGAGACAGCCAAACGTGTCCGTGAAATCGTGGACGAACAGGGAATTGTCATCTCTGCAGTAAGTGTGTTTGGCAATCCGCTCACCGGAGCCGGAGATAATGCCGATACACTGGCCAGTTGGGAACGGGTGATTGACCATGCCCAGCTCTTCGGAGCGGATATCGTCTCCGGGTTTACCGGACGACTGACCGATCAACCGATTGACCAATCCATCCCACGGTTCAAGGAAGTGTTTGGAGAACTGGCACGCCGGGCTGCAGACCAGGGTGTACGCATTGCTTTTGAAAACTGTGATATGGGCGGTACATGGCAGACAGGCGATTGGAACATTGCGCATAATCCAACGGCCTGGGAGATGATGTTCGATGCAGTTCCTGACGAAAACATCGGATTGGAATGGGAGCCATGCCATCAAATGTCCAGCCTGATCGACCCGATTCCGCAGCTGCGCAAGTGGGCGCCTAAAGTGTTCCATGTGCACGGCAAAGATGCCACCATTGCCTGGGACATCGTCAAAGAATATGGCGTGCACGGCCCACGAGAATTCGTCTGGCACCGTACGCCTGGATTCGGGGATACCAACTGGTCCGACATCATTACGATTCTGCGCCAAAACGGGTATCAAGGAACGATTGATATTGAAGGCTGGCATGATCCTGTCTACAGAGATGAACTCGAAATGACCGGACAGGTGCACGCGTTAAAATATTTGAAACAATGTCGTGGTGGAGATTTTGTTCCCAATCCGGTATAG
- a CDS encoding ATP-binding protein — protein sequence MENSSEIQYDSHYGHGKRFVGRAKELMLLDRWLSNPEAPLTIFSVTGMGGIGKSSLLSEMLSIARNQGATAIWMDGRSCGSTPSVFLEYLSSTLGLETMGSDGNKRPLSLLSETSVQRRLVLAVDNYEELALLESWFMEVFVSKLPLYGVLIILASRPEPASAWRTHPRLRQRLVQMPLQHFTGEEVSEYIALAGSLNRSIAGTIARMTDGHPLGLALAVEAADQRRNIPISDWTEVSQMISARLLLELTLPRLHPMVEVLTLLETANQELLASVLQTEVTLEEYNVLRRMSFIRSGPNGLALHDMARLHLLRDFRQREPQRLQAMRVRIAGLLKPLHEQAGPHERRQITRKMLLLCQESMLQHRKYADVSADSLFSPMEVMRAEDLPALHKLLQQWCEYSVEPWQAPSYPAFLDELAQRYPEGIVLMRDKEGDPIAMFITVLVHRESSGMLCKYFPAEMQECFTPEELDCDPDQTDTHFAVLAAARDDVPGYKREELVGYMSLDRLSLLGEGARVILVATNPYLKLFLQNIGFRSKRARTRLCDLYEDQASVLDLDLRSGQFGDWVMSLLGPDTKSSGLQQGTSGVNQVPWSEQDVRKMLTHLHSPGELHESAARVNGMTDGIQLQTHILDLLEGRVHGISQQDQMLLYTAYWTHAGNPTAAAQACSMSRATFYRHLRAALVRLARVL from the coding sequence ATGGAAAACAGTAGTGAGATTCAATACGACAGCCATTATGGTCATGGAAAACGTTTTGTGGGTCGAGCCAAGGAACTGATGCTGTTGGACCGATGGCTCAGCAATCCGGAAGCACCTTTAACCATTTTTTCAGTTACGGGCATGGGGGGGATCGGTAAATCATCCTTGCTGTCCGAGATGTTGTCCATTGCTCGAAACCAGGGGGCAACTGCCATATGGATGGATGGCAGATCCTGCGGCTCTACACCGTCAGTTTTTTTGGAGTATCTCTCCTCTACATTGGGACTTGAGACAATGGGGAGTGATGGTAACAAGCGGCCATTAAGCCTGCTGAGTGAAACTTCAGTTCAGAGGCGGCTGGTCCTTGCTGTGGATAATTATGAGGAGCTGGCTCTTCTGGAGAGTTGGTTTATGGAAGTCTTCGTATCCAAGCTCCCGTTATATGGAGTACTTATTATTCTGGCCTCACGACCGGAGCCGGCTTCAGCATGGCGGACACATCCAAGGTTGCGGCAGCGCCTCGTGCAGATGCCTCTTCAACATTTTACGGGTGAAGAAGTGTCCGAATACATTGCATTGGCGGGATCATTGAACAGGAGCATAGCGGGGACGATTGCGCGTATGACGGATGGACATCCGCTCGGGTTAGCGCTTGCTGTAGAGGCTGCGGATCAGCGCAGGAATATTCCCATCTCCGATTGGACCGAAGTATCACAAATGATTAGTGCCAGGCTGCTGCTTGAATTGACGCTTCCCCGCCTGCACCCAATGGTAGAGGTATTAACGCTGCTGGAAACGGCGAATCAGGAATTGTTGGCATCTGTGCTGCAAACAGAGGTGACGCTTGAGGAATACAACGTCCTGAGGCGTATGTCATTTATCCGTTCCGGTCCTAATGGTTTGGCGCTGCATGATATGGCCAGACTGCATTTGCTTCGGGATTTCCGCCAACGTGAACCACAGCGTCTGCAAGCCATGCGTGTGCGAATAGCGGGGCTGTTGAAGCCGCTCCATGAACAAGCGGGTCCACATGAGAGACGCCAGATTACCAGGAAAATGCTCCTTTTGTGTCAGGAATCCATGCTACAGCATCGGAAGTATGCTGATGTATCGGCAGATTCACTATTTTCTCCGATGGAAGTGATGCGAGCGGAAGATTTGCCGGCGTTGCACAAATTGCTCCAACAGTGGTGTGAATATAGTGTGGAGCCCTGGCAGGCGCCGTCTTATCCTGCTTTTTTAGACGAACTTGCACAGCGTTATCCTGAGGGAATTGTACTGATGCGTGACAAGGAGGGCGATCCGATCGCGATGTTCATTACGGTGCTCGTGCACCGGGAGAGCAGCGGGATGTTGTGCAAATATTTTCCGGCCGAAATGCAGGAATGTTTCACACCAGAAGAGCTGGATTGTGATCCGGACCAGACGGATACTCACTTTGCGGTACTCGCTGCAGCAAGGGATGATGTGCCAGGTTACAAACGTGAAGAACTTGTGGGTTATATGTCGCTGGATCGTCTGTCACTACTGGGAGAAGGGGCCAGGGTCATATTGGTCGCAACCAATCCGTATCTGAAGCTGTTTTTGCAGAACATTGGTTTTCGGAGTAAAAGAGCACGTACTCGTTTATGTGACTTGTATGAAGATCAGGCATCTGTGCTGGATCTGGATTTACGTAGCGGGCAATTCGGTGACTGGGTGATGTCCCTTTTGGGTCCGGATACAAAGAGCAGCGGGTTACAACAGGGGACATCTGGCGTGAATCAGGTTCCCTGGTCCGAACAGGATGTACGCAAAATGTTGACTCATCTGCACTCTCCCGGAGAATTGCATGAGTCCGCAGCGCGAGTGAATGGCATGACGGATGGAATTCAATTACAGACTCATATCCTGGATTTGCTGGAGGGTCGGGTTCATGGTATCTCCCAGCAGGATCAGATGCTGTTATACACGGCCTATTGGACACATGCTGGCAATCCAACTGCCGCAGCACAAGCATGCTCGATGAGTCGGGCGACATTCTATCGGCATCTGCGAGCGGCTTTGGTCCGACTGGCAAGAGTGCTATAG
- a CDS encoding PucR family transcriptional regulator has protein sequence MRNDRVFTIKDILARPVFAKARLAAGKEGTLRQVGWVHVLEITNVSPFVSPHDLILSTGLWLQSEEGREEYLLQLIRSEAAGLCVEFGTSIHGIPEELIELADRHQFPLIVFEQPVRFVEITQDIHALLINHQHQLLKSLETYSRQLQQRTLQSTDMSAVLHLLHEYAAKPVVYISSMEPGSFVPELPSETQQAIYTWYEQEVEHLDLNDSDTELWFHLDEEQVLLCHPVVCFGQVFSAVGMVVHPSAPVEYLKLLLDYTAKAAAALTLRSQFLEEKMVRNQNELIQDLMNGNILHEEQAQTRMGLRLLVKGQYWFAGGVIEMEHRLKGIGRERMETNHQDILVLLRSLLKKNNLASLIMLKNNQVYVCCAREESKTSTRNQLVKSLEGIIVDVKRFASRNLKQVTIHAGFGKVRNRLTGLPDSLREAYQVIEVSRSVDRLEHIHFYERMGIYQMLKALPQSFLQPFVNDYLGVLIEYDRTHHLRLVETLDAFLQNFGSKRDAAAQLFIHRQTLYNRLEKLEELMGPDFMDQERRICLEMALLAHAMIEEEQDFSS, from the coding sequence TTGAGAAATGACCGCGTGTTTACGATAAAGGATATTCTGGCTCGCCCCGTCTTTGCCAAAGCCCGGCTTGCTGCGGGGAAAGAAGGAACATTACGTCAGGTTGGATGGGTTCATGTGTTGGAGATTACCAATGTTTCTCCATTTGTAAGTCCCCATGATCTTATTTTATCCACTGGACTATGGCTTCAATCGGAAGAAGGGCGCGAAGAATATCTGCTCCAGTTAATCCGGAGCGAAGCGGCGGGGCTCTGCGTGGAATTTGGTACGAGCATTCATGGCATTCCCGAAGAATTGATTGAACTGGCTGACAGGCATCAATTCCCGCTTATCGTGTTTGAGCAACCGGTCCGTTTTGTTGAGATCACGCAAGATATTCACGCTTTGCTTATTAATCATCAACACCAACTGCTGAAGAGTCTGGAAACCTATTCCCGTCAGCTTCAGCAGCGAACATTACAGAGTACAGACATGTCGGCTGTACTTCATCTTCTGCATGAATACGCGGCCAAACCGGTTGTGTATATCTCGTCCATGGAACCGGGCAGTTTTGTGCCGGAGCTACCTTCGGAGACACAGCAAGCGATCTACACATGGTACGAACAGGAGGTTGAGCATCTGGATCTCAATGATTCAGACACCGAATTATGGTTCCATCTGGATGAGGAACAGGTGTTACTGTGTCACCCGGTCGTATGTTTTGGTCAGGTTTTTTCCGCGGTAGGCATGGTTGTACATCCTTCAGCACCCGTTGAGTATCTTAAGCTGTTGCTCGATTATACAGCAAAGGCTGCGGCGGCACTGACTCTGCGCTCCCAGTTTTTGGAGGAGAAGATGGTACGCAACCAGAATGAACTGATCCAGGATCTGATGAACGGTAACATTCTTCATGAAGAGCAGGCGCAGACCCGAATGGGGCTCCGTTTGCTGGTAAAGGGACAGTACTGGTTTGCCGGCGGGGTTATTGAGATGGAGCACCGTCTGAAAGGCATCGGCCGTGAGCGAATGGAAACCAACCATCAGGATATTCTGGTTCTGCTGCGTTCGTTACTCAAAAAGAACAATCTGGCCAGCCTCATCATGCTGAAAAATAATCAGGTATATGTATGCTGTGCCAGGGAAGAGAGCAAGACATCCACACGAAATCAACTGGTAAAGTCACTTGAAGGCATTATTGTTGATGTGAAGAGATTTGCGAGTCGCAACCTGAAGCAGGTTACGATCCATGCCGGATTTGGCAAGGTGCGTAACCGTTTAACAGGATTGCCAGACAGTCTGCGGGAAGCGTATCAGGTCATCGAAGTTTCACGATCCGTAGATCGGCTAGAACATATTCATTTTTACGAACGTATGGGTATATATCAAATGTTAAAAGCATTGCCCCAATCGTTTCTGCAGCCTTTTGTGAATGACTATCTGGGTGTTCTGATTGAATATGATCGGACACATCATCTAAGGCTGGTGGAGACCTTGGATGCCTTTCTGCAAAACTTCGGTTCCAAGCGGGATGCAGCTGCTCAATTGTTCATACATCGGCAAACTCTGTACAATAGATTGGAGAAGTTAGAAGAATTAATGGGACCTGATTTTATGGATCAGGAAAGAAGAATCTGCCTGGAGATGGCGCTGCTTGCTCATGCCATGATCGAGGAGGAACAGGATTTTTCGTCTTGA
- a CDS encoding Gfo/Idh/MocA family protein, whose protein sequence is MSHPYRVVVAGCGAMSNTWVDYAMQRPDTEIVGLVDLHEQTAVALAARHGLSCPTFTDISEAIRATDANIVFDVTIPASHHGIAMTALQQGCHVFGEKPLAESFSDCEDIVQTARRTGNIQAVMQNRRFDPRIRAYRQLISDGTIGQVGFAGADFFLGPHFGGFRDLMDSPLLLDMAIHTFDQARYILGANPVSVYCHEFNPPGSWYQGNAMALCIFEMSDGSVFNYRGSWCAEGVPTSWEASWRVTGEKGTAIWDGNDDIYAEVVSAQHLDAEGKPSFFQPCERIEGYLPVMEKTGHHGCLEDMFAALESGRLPETDCSDNQFSMAMVLASLESARTGQKVLIADLLKTT, encoded by the coding sequence ATGAGTCATCCTTATCGGGTAGTTGTGGCAGGCTGTGGGGCCATGTCCAATACCTGGGTTGATTACGCCATGCAGAGACCGGACACGGAAATTGTAGGGCTTGTCGATCTGCATGAACAGACTGCCGTTGCACTCGCTGCACGACACGGTCTCTCCTGTCCCACGTTTACGGATATCAGTGAGGCCATTCGAGCAACTGATGCCAATATCGTATTTGATGTCACCATTCCAGCGAGCCATCACGGCATTGCAATGACAGCGTTACAACAAGGATGCCATGTATTTGGCGAAAAACCTCTGGCGGAATCCTTCTCTGACTGTGAAGATATTGTTCAGACTGCACGCCGTACGGGCAATATTCAGGCTGTGATGCAAAATCGCCGTTTCGATCCACGTATTCGCGCCTATCGGCAGTTGATTTCCGACGGAACGATTGGCCAAGTCGGTTTTGCAGGGGCAGATTTCTTCCTGGGTCCACATTTTGGAGGATTCCGTGACCTGATGGATAGTCCATTGCTGCTGGATATGGCGATTCACACCTTCGACCAGGCACGTTATATTCTCGGTGCCAACCCGGTCTCGGTGTACTGCCACGAATTCAATCCTCCGGGGTCATGGTATCAAGGCAATGCGATGGCACTATGTATCTTCGAAATGTCCGATGGCTCCGTGTTTAACTATCGCGGGTCCTGGTGCGCAGAAGGTGTGCCTACTTCATGGGAAGCATCCTGGCGCGTAACCGGAGAAAAAGGAACCGCCATCTGGGATGGCAATGATGACATTTATGCTGAAGTTGTCTCGGCGCAACATCTGGATGCGGAAGGCAAACCGTCCTTTTTCCAACCGTGTGAGCGGATTGAGGGATACCTGCCCGTCATGGAGAAAACCGGACATCACGGCTGCCTCGAAGACATGTTCGCTGCACTGGAATCCGGACGACTGCCTGAGACCGATTGCAGTGACAACCAGTTCAGTATGGCCATGGTTCTCGCATCCCTCGAAAGTGCCCGCACAGGTCAAAAGGTGCTCATTGCGGATCTGCTGAAAACCACATAG
- the ald gene encoding alanine dehydrogenase: MRIGIPKEIKNNENRVAMTPAGAADFVRAGHQVMIERGAGLGSGFTDNEYQSAGAELRDTASTVWAEADMIIKVKEPLASEYAYFRPGLILFTYLHLAAEPALAKALIESRVTAIAYETLEVNGTLPLLTPMSEVAGRMSAQIGAQLLEKTEGGKGILLSGVPGVSRGKVVVIGGGTVGTNAAKIAIGLGADVTILDLNLNRLRQLDDIFGNQIHTLVSSPSNIASAVAAADLLICAVLIPGAKAPTLVSEQMVTTMAPGSVIVDVAIDQGGIVETIDHITTHDEPTYVKHGVVHYAVANMPGAVPRTSTVALTNATMPYALQLANHGAAAAIRGSSSIRSAINVLNGHITYEAVARDLGHAYVPAGQALENTAAVQ, encoded by the coding sequence ATGAGAATCGGAATTCCGAAAGAAATCAAAAACAATGAAAACCGTGTAGCAATGACCCCAGCTGGAGCTGCTGATTTTGTCAGAGCCGGACATCAGGTCATGATCGAACGTGGCGCAGGATTGGGCAGTGGATTCACAGACAACGAATATCAATCGGCTGGAGCGGAGCTTCGGGATACAGCTTCAACTGTGTGGGCTGAGGCAGATATGATCATCAAGGTCAAAGAACCCCTTGCCAGCGAATACGCCTATTTCCGTCCTGGCTTGATTCTCTTCACCTACCTGCACCTCGCAGCGGAACCTGCACTGGCAAAGGCACTGATTGAAAGCCGGGTAACCGCCATTGCGTACGAGACACTGGAAGTTAACGGTACGCTGCCTCTGCTCACACCGATGAGTGAAGTTGCCGGACGGATGTCGGCTCAGATTGGAGCGCAGCTGCTGGAGAAAACGGAAGGTGGCAAAGGCATTCTGTTATCCGGCGTACCCGGCGTAAGCCGTGGCAAGGTCGTCGTTATTGGTGGCGGGACGGTGGGCACGAATGCCGCCAAAATCGCGATTGGTCTGGGTGCGGATGTGACCATCCTCGATTTGAATCTGAATCGTCTGCGCCAGCTGGATGATATTTTTGGCAATCAGATTCATACGCTGGTATCGAGTCCATCCAATATTGCGTCGGCTGTTGCGGCTGCCGACCTGCTGATCTGTGCGGTGCTGATTCCAGGCGCCAAAGCGCCAACCCTAGTCAGCGAGCAAATGGTCACCACCATGGCACCCGGTTCGGTCATTGTCGATGTGGCGATTGATCAGGGCGGAATTGTGGAGACCATTGATCATATCACGACCCACGATGAACCGACCTATGTGAAGCATGGTGTGGTGCATTACGCGGTAGCGAACATGCCGGGCGCGGTGCCGCGCACGTCTACGGTGGCGCTGACCAACGCCACCATGCCTTATGCGCTGCAGCTGGCGAACCACGGTGCAGCCGCCGCGATTCGCGGCAGTTCGTCCATTCGCAGCGCGATAAACGTGCTGAATGGACATATCACGTATGAGGCGGTTGCCCGGGATCTCGGGCATGCCTATGTTCCCGCAGGACAGGCGCTGGAGAATACCGCCGCGGTCCAGTAA
- a CDS encoding glycoside hydrolase family 125 protein, translated as MEQFRLPKIPMPHLELPQAVQNILTEAEERLQHRPRLLAQFRNCFPNTLETTTKLLDDGTTFVITGDIPAMWLRDSVEQVMHYVPLAKEDEQLQRIIGGLIKRHTFYADIDIYANAFNETANGWHWDANDETEMSPWVWERKFELDSLCFSMRLAYAYWRETELTDIFDERFKRVMESVVRLWKTEQRHGEQSPYRFMRRNCPAHDTLRNEGLGMPVNYTGMIWSGFRPSDDACDFHYNIPANMFAAVTLRQMGEIARWVFRDEKLVSEMAHLEEEIRHGISLYGTYRHPEYGQIYAYETDGYGNFCLMDDAGTPGLMSIPYLEYASTEDIVYQNTRRFILSKENPFYYEGQAAKGIGSPHTPPGYVWHMALSMQGLTADNDKEMLEMIDLLENTDAGTGYMHEGFHSDDPNTFTRPWFAWSNSLFSQLVYKAMKKGIL; from the coding sequence ATGGAACAGTTCAGATTACCGAAAATCCCCATGCCGCATCTGGAATTACCGCAAGCTGTGCAGAACATTCTTACCGAGGCCGAGGAACGACTGCAACATAGACCCAGATTGCTGGCACAGTTCCGTAACTGTTTTCCCAACACGTTGGAAACGACGACAAAGCTATTGGATGATGGGACAACCTTTGTTATTACAGGGGATATCCCGGCAATGTGGCTGCGTGATTCAGTGGAGCAGGTGATGCACTACGTTCCGCTGGCAAAGGAAGACGAACAGCTGCAGCGGATCATTGGCGGGCTGATCAAACGGCATACATTCTATGCGGACATCGATATCTATGCCAATGCGTTTAACGAAACGGCTAATGGATGGCATTGGGATGCGAATGATGAGACAGAGATGTCGCCTTGGGTGTGGGAACGCAAGTTTGAGCTGGATTCACTTTGTTTCTCTATGCGGCTCGCCTATGCGTATTGGCGTGAGACGGAATTGACGGATATATTTGACGAGCGTTTCAAGAGGGTGATGGAGAGCGTAGTACGTCTGTGGAAAACGGAGCAGCGTCATGGTGAGCAGTCCCCATATCGATTCATGCGCCGGAATTGTCCAGCCCATGATACGCTCCGTAACGAAGGATTGGGGATGCCGGTAAACTATACCGGGATGATCTGGTCCGGTTTCCGCCCCAGTGATGATGCATGTGATTTTCATTATAATATCCCGGCAAATATGTTTGCAGCGGTGACTTTGCGTCAAATGGGGGAGATTGCGAGGTGGGTATTCAGAGATGAGAAGCTGGTCAGCGAGATGGCTCATTTAGAAGAAGAAATACGACACGGTATTTCCTTATACGGTACTTACCGTCACCCCGAGTATGGGCAGATTTATGCCTATGAGACGGATGGTTACGGCAACTTTTGCCTAATGGATGATGCAGGAACCCCGGGACTTATGTCTATTCCGTATTTGGAGTATGCTTCCACCGAGGACATCGTGTACCAGAATACACGGCGCTTTATTTTGAGCAAGGAAAATCCGTTTTATTATGAAGGACAAGCAGCCAAAGGCATCGGCAGCCCTCATACTCCTCCCGGCTACGTCTGGCATATGGCGCTGTCCATGCAAGGTCTGACCGCAGACAATGATAAGGAAATGCTGGAGATGATAGATCTGCTGGAGAACACAGATGCAGGTACCGGGTACATGCATGAAGGTTTTCATTCAGATGATCCAAACACGTTCACAAGGCCCTGGTTTGCTTGGTCGAACAGCCTCTTCTCGCAGCTTGTGTACAAGGCAATGAAAAAAGGAATTCTATAA
- a CDS encoding helix-turn-helix transcriptional regulator, which yields MLDLKALHENTRIDHKSHPFQLFQNRCWGMKTEECILYLHWHEHFELIFMRKGSALFHIDSRPYVAQAGEVIIIPGGALHVGYALEEGDIHFDSVVLNSALFHDFTHDPVHLKYVAPYLEGKVRFPVKPAEHDIACQGYYSLLDEAIEEMASQPLAYQLVVKSKLHALFTLLARTFMPHQLPDKTKGSYFPNRERFKHLIEQIEAEPTGKISVTEAAGQVGLNTYHFCKMFKKLTGRTFVEYVNGCRMTKAEQLLQESSLTITEIAAQVGCDNANYFTKLYKQYKGMTPSQGRLK from the coding sequence GTGCTGGACCTGAAAGCGCTTCACGAAAATACCCGCATTGACCATAAATCGCATCCATTTCAGCTGTTCCAGAATCGTTGCTGGGGGATGAAAACGGAAGAATGCATTCTGTACTTGCACTGGCATGAACACTTTGAACTGATTTTTATGCGGAAGGGAAGTGCACTGTTTCATATCGACAGCAGGCCTTACGTAGCTCAAGCAGGTGAGGTTATTATCATTCCTGGAGGGGCGCTGCATGTTGGGTATGCTCTGGAGGAAGGGGATATCCATTTTGATTCGGTTGTGCTCAACAGTGCATTATTTCATGATTTTACCCATGATCCCGTTCACTTGAAATATGTTGCTCCCTATCTGGAGGGGAAGGTAAGGTTCCCGGTAAAACCGGCGGAGCACGACATAGCTTGCCAAGGCTATTACTCCCTGTTGGATGAAGCCATCGAGGAGATGGCCTCACAGCCGCTGGCATACCAACTGGTTGTGAAATCCAAGCTGCATGCCTTGTTCACACTGCTTGCCCGTACATTTATGCCACACCAGCTTCCTGATAAAACAAAGGGATCGTATTTTCCCAATCGAGAACGATTCAAACATTTGATTGAGCAGATTGAAGCGGAGCCAACAGGGAAAATATCCGTTACCGAGGCAGCCGGTCAGGTGGGGCTGAACACGTATCATTTTTGCAAAATGTTCAAAAAACTGACTGGACGCACCTTTGTAGAATATGTGAATGGGTGCCGAATGACGAAAGCCGAACAGTTGCTGCAGGAGAGCAGCCTTACCATTACCGAGATCGCTGCTCAGGTTGGCTGTGATAATGCTAACTATTTTACGAAGCTTTATAAACAATACAAAGGGATGACACCCTCGCAGGGGCGGTTAAAATAG